In Symmachiella dynata, the following are encoded in one genomic region:
- a CDS encoding tetratricopeptide repeat protein, whose product MKLAWLISISLVLTTVAAAEDRVGDRRLEFLSALRERAYFDYALLYLEQLEARQDLSDEFRQELPLEKALILLEDVRQSTAAAEQHAQLDLASAELSRFLKANPDHERAAQANSELGQVFVQKGRVDVFQSRSPANLRRKSELRKSAREYFQKAREVFTKAEAQHKAAFEKFDTHIDQKKNPKEYAARRAAEKNYLQAQFNLAHVTFYESETFDPGSDENKKLLEKAAAQFEKIHNAYRSLIVGLYSRMWQGKCHEELGNTSQALGIYSELLKHPGTNETLARLQDAVQRFRMACLNSRGDHVLVIDEANEWLNQRERVRYGSRDHLGILWERILAREALAAVEGTDEKEKGKLLRPTRSDLTFIKSRSAELREMASEKERVILGLLKIANTDPEEFDVALTEGRSLVTRIGTLNQKLREVQNSNNETAIEATKQERAETVAEAVRILNLAIQLSDQTTKLEDLNRVRYWLAVAYFFMDDHEYDAAVIGDFIARRYKDATPSVALDAAFLSMTAHIEAINANRSPDASAEIDAVDLQPVISMAELITTHWPKQPKADDARVRLGEFYNRLKEYQKAADYYNQVDESADQYLDAQLKAGQAYWNAYVAAASNNENEPVDDKTTQQWLEKARQHLVVGIAKMQEELAPDVKPSDSLTYAKLTLSMIHNETGDFPAAVELLAGKQFAVLPQVATTAPRPEQGVTSVKFATAAYQQAMRAYVGTRDINKAQAVLQELENLGSSDVVTGQLVQLGKQLQEEVERLRSRNDPRLPDVVKSFEEFLTAMYERENQTMQMLSWVGLTYYDLGQGLSNGKVPPPPEAVDKFARSAAVFTDALKRYEADPTLGERKQADNWQLRLARALHQQGEYEQAQKLIMQILSKNARAIDVQMEAAMLMTDWAIVDPSHAAEHLEAAIGGVKPSGGGDKIIWGWGTLSQKVLTAMLQGGDAQKIQEWAQLFAESRYWLAVCRRRLGLAQSATDEQVRYLELALLDITSTVHAGANISQTPWWTKLNALNKDIHSDLGRTAPADLRPPVSIATTEPTTDTTSEQDVAIASPTDSPAVAATVPETSTGSGNLTLLIAGGLTLAFVGVMGYLLFAGGKKKPRRYR is encoded by the coding sequence ATGAAACTCGCTTGGCTCATCTCGATATCGCTGGTACTCACAACCGTGGCTGCGGCCGAGGATCGTGTGGGGGATCGACGTTTGGAGTTCTTGAGTGCGCTGCGTGAGAGGGCGTATTTTGATTATGCCCTGTTGTATTTGGAGCAATTGGAGGCTCGGCAGGACCTATCGGATGAGTTTCGCCAAGAACTGCCGTTGGAAAAAGCGTTGATCTTGTTGGAAGATGTCCGCCAATCGACGGCAGCAGCCGAACAACACGCCCAGTTGGATTTGGCGAGTGCGGAATTGTCACGGTTTCTAAAGGCCAATCCGGACCATGAACGCGCCGCTCAGGCGAACAGTGAATTGGGTCAGGTGTTTGTGCAAAAAGGGCGGGTGGATGTGTTTCAATCCCGCTCGCCGGCCAATTTGCGGCGCAAATCGGAATTGCGCAAGTCGGCCCGCGAGTATTTTCAGAAAGCCCGAGAGGTTTTCACCAAAGCGGAGGCCCAACACAAAGCAGCCTTCGAGAAATTTGACACGCACATTGATCAGAAAAAGAACCCCAAAGAGTATGCGGCACGACGCGCCGCGGAGAAAAACTATCTGCAGGCTCAATTCAATTTAGCGCATGTCACCTTCTATGAATCCGAAACCTTCGACCCTGGATCGGACGAAAATAAAAAACTGTTAGAAAAAGCAGCCGCACAATTCGAAAAAATCCACAATGCCTACCGCAGCTTGATTGTGGGTTTGTATTCGCGAATGTGGCAGGGCAAGTGCCACGAAGAACTGGGGAATACGTCACAAGCGTTGGGGATCTATTCCGAACTGCTGAAGCATCCCGGCACGAATGAAACGCTGGCTCGACTCCAAGACGCCGTGCAGCGATTTCGTATGGCCTGCCTCAATTCCCGTGGTGACCATGTACTGGTCATCGATGAGGCCAACGAATGGCTCAATCAACGCGAGCGGGTCAGATACGGATCCCGCGATCACCTGGGGATTCTATGGGAACGGATTCTCGCCCGCGAAGCATTGGCGGCAGTTGAAGGCACCGATGAAAAGGAAAAGGGGAAATTGCTCCGTCCAACGCGGTCTGACCTGACGTTCATCAAATCACGTTCGGCTGAATTACGCGAAATGGCCTCAGAGAAAGAACGGGTCATTCTGGGGCTTTTAAAAATAGCAAATACCGATCCAGAGGAATTTGACGTCGCCTTAACGGAGGGGCGGTCCTTGGTCACACGTATCGGCACATTGAATCAAAAGCTTCGTGAGGTCCAAAACTCGAATAACGAAACCGCAATCGAAGCTACAAAACAAGAACGTGCCGAAACAGTCGCTGAGGCGGTTCGGATATTGAACTTGGCAATTCAGTTGTCCGACCAGACCACAAAACTTGAGGACCTCAACCGAGTCCGGTATTGGCTGGCGGTCGCCTATTTCTTTATGGATGACCATGAGTATGACGCGGCCGTGATTGGAGATTTCATCGCGCGCCGCTACAAAGACGCGACTCCCAGCGTCGCACTCGACGCCGCATTTTTGTCGATGACCGCTCACATCGAGGCTATCAATGCCAACCGCTCCCCGGACGCCTCGGCCGAAATTGATGCGGTGGATCTGCAGCCGGTGATCTCGATGGCGGAACTGATTACCACCCATTGGCCGAAGCAACCCAAGGCGGATGATGCGCGGGTGCGGCTGGGGGAATTTTATAATCGGCTCAAGGAATATCAAAAAGCCGCTGACTATTATAATCAAGTCGACGAGTCGGCGGATCAATATCTCGACGCGCAGTTGAAAGCGGGACAGGCCTATTGGAATGCCTATGTCGCAGCTGCCTCGAATAATGAAAACGAACCGGTGGATGATAAAACGACGCAACAATGGTTGGAGAAAGCCCGGCAACACCTTGTGGTCGGCATCGCCAAGATGCAAGAAGAGTTGGCCCCCGATGTAAAACCGTCCGACTCGTTGACCTATGCCAAGTTGACCTTGTCGATGATTCATAACGAGACCGGCGATTTTCCCGCAGCGGTGGAATTGCTGGCCGGAAAACAATTCGCCGTATTGCCGCAAGTCGCCACGACCGCCCCGCGACCGGAGCAAGGTGTGACCAGCGTCAAATTTGCCACAGCCGCCTATCAACAGGCGATGCGTGCTTATGTTGGTACGCGCGACATCAACAAAGCGCAGGCCGTATTGCAGGAATTGGAAAATCTGGGAAGTAGCGACGTGGTGACCGGCCAACTTGTACAATTGGGTAAACAATTGCAGGAGGAAGTGGAACGCTTGCGAAGTCGCAACGATCCTCGTTTGCCGGACGTAGTGAAGTCGTTCGAAGAATTTCTGACAGCTATGTATGAGCGTGAAAACCAAACCATGCAAATGCTGTCTTGGGTCGGTCTGACCTACTATGACTTGGGTCAAGGATTGAGTAACGGCAAAGTTCCGCCACCTCCCGAAGCGGTCGACAAATTCGCCCGGTCGGCTGCCGTTTTCACCGATGCCTTAAAGCGCTATGAAGCCGACCCCACGTTGGGAGAAAGGAAGCAAGCGGACAACTGGCAATTGCGGTTGGCGCGGGCCTTACATCAACAGGGGGAATATGAACAAGCCCAGAAATTGATCATGCAGATCCTGAGCAAAAACGCGCGGGCCATTGACGTCCAAATGGAGGCCGCCATGCTAATGACCGATTGGGCCATTGTAGATCCCAGCCATGCAGCGGAGCATCTGGAAGCGGCCATCGGCGGCGTCAAACCCTCGGGCGGCGGCGACAAAATCATTTGGGGTTGGGGGACCTTGTCACAAAAAGTCCTGACGGCGATGTTGCAAGGAGGCGACGCTCAGAAAATCCAAGAGTGGGCTCAACTGTTCGCCGAGAGCCGATACTGGTTGGCCGTATGCCGACGACGGTTGGGACTTGCGCAATCGGCCACCGATGAACAAGTGCGGTATCTGGAATTGGCACTATTAGATATCACCAGCACGGTGCACGCCGGCGCCAACATCAGTCAAACCCCGTGGTGGACAAAGCTCAACGCCCTCAACAAGGACATCCATAGTGATCTGGGCCGCACGGCTCCCGCGGATCTGCGCCCGCCGGTAAGCATCGCCACCACCGAACCGACAACCGACACAACCAGCGAACAGGACGTTGCAATCGCATCGCCTACCGACTCACCTGCGGTCGCCGCGACAGTACCGGAAACAAGCACAGGTTCCGGCAACCTCACATTACTGATTGCCGGCGGCCTGACCCTCGCTTTTGTCGGCGTGATGGGGTATTTACTATTCGCCGGCGGCAAAAAGAAACCACGCCGCTACCGCTGA
- a CDS encoding sulfotransferase family protein: MSSLRDNLIIQLGPGLFGGTTLGHWMKLLWANGFSIAPQCMLRAGAITAISAATTACSYYESLRYSAKVRDVEVQPPIFVLGHWRSGTTHLHNLMCVDKRFAYPNFYQVLYPHSFLSTESTITKMFKAIVPEKRFVDNVKLAFDVPYEDEFALCVSTHFSNYTSMAFPHAEEENNRYLTMRDVPAEELAQWRAALMLFLKKLTWKYQKPLVLKSPSHTCRIKLLLEMFPDAKFIHIHREPYSVFRSTRGLITGWDRWHRLQVRDFAALDDYLIRRYKELYDVFFEERSLIPEGQFHELSYEALDADPYGEIEKAYAQLNLPDFNGVKEDMQAYVNGISNYQKNSHPDLEPELRATIAQAWQRSFEEWDYAA; the protein is encoded by the coding sequence ATGTCGTCTTTGCGAGATAATTTAATCATTCAACTTGGGCCTGGGTTGTTCGGGGGCACCACCTTGGGGCATTGGATGAAGTTGTTGTGGGCGAACGGTTTTTCGATCGCGCCGCAATGTATGCTACGCGCCGGCGCCATCACGGCGATCTCCGCCGCCACGACTGCCTGTAGTTATTACGAAAGCCTGCGGTACTCCGCAAAGGTGCGCGATGTCGAAGTGCAACCCCCGATTTTTGTGTTGGGCCATTGGCGGAGCGGCACCACGCATCTGCACAATTTAATGTGCGTCGACAAACGGTTTGCCTACCCCAATTTTTATCAGGTCCTATACCCGCACTCGTTTCTTTCGACCGAGTCGACCATCACAAAAATGTTCAAAGCGATCGTTCCCGAGAAACGCTTTGTCGACAATGTGAAACTCGCGTTCGATGTGCCCTACGAAGACGAATTTGCGCTATGTGTCTCCACGCATTTCTCAAATTACACCAGCATGGCGTTTCCCCATGCGGAAGAAGAGAACAACCGCTATTTGACAATGCGCGACGTCCCGGCTGAAGAATTGGCACAATGGCGGGCGGCGTTGATGCTGTTTCTGAAAAAACTGACCTGGAAATACCAGAAGCCGTTGGTGCTCAAGTCGCCGTCGCACACCTGTCGGATTAAACTTTTGCTCGAGATGTTTCCCGACGCCAAGTTCATTCACATCCACCGCGAACCGTATAGCGTCTTCCGTTCGACACGCGGCTTGATTACAGGTTGGGACCGCTGGCATCGCTTACAGGTACGAGATTTTGCCGCGCTGGACGATTATTTGATTCGTCGCTACAAAGAATTGTACGACGTGTTCTTTGAAGAGCGTTCGCTGATTCCCGAGGGACAATTCCACGAGTTGTCCTACGAAGCGCTCGATGCCGATCCCTACGGCGAGATTGAAAAAGCTTACGCCCAACTCAACCTGCCCGATTTCAACGGAGTGAAAGAGGACATGCAGGCCTACGTCAATGGGATTTCGAATTACCAGAAAAACTCCCATCCTGATCTCGAGCCGGAACTCCGGGCCACCATCGCCCAGGCTTGGCAAAGAAGTTTTGAGGAATGGGATTACGCCGCCTAA
- a CDS encoding transglutaminase-like domain-containing protein, which yields MRSIRYRPLLWKLLGLMAFLLAAPTWAEETTTPAAKEESWDVIYLGDSRVGYARSTTMPVVRDGQKLIRSETEMHMVIKRFGQALKITMLETYEETADGDVVSFSMSMNNPPFSSMTSIGIRSGDQLDITTEIAGKKSHKKVAWDPEAKSPAYQQRLLEEQPLKPGETRTIKVFTSDSLQFSTVDITAIGEEKVKLLDGKLHNLMKVASTMTLPGGVKITSDSYLDKEGATLRTTLPMAGLTMSMFRVEKSAALKELAGDELDLGISTLVKVPRIKNAHQASKVVYSITMPGEDPAQFLIAGETQKIEKTTDPEVVTLSVTQAAKPKSGDSKTAAVDDDYTLPTPFLQSDDPTVAKHARLAVGDEQDAWKKALLLEQYVHQKLTKKNFSTAMASAAEVAANLEGDCTEHAVLLAAMARAAGIPSRIAAGLVYVDRLSSFGGHMWTEVYVAGHWIPLDATLGAGGIGGGHIKLSETSMADDAGAPITALLPMMTALAKIKIEVIDVEHAR from the coding sequence ATGCGTTCAATTCGATACCGGCCGCTCCTCTGGAAACTGCTTGGCTTGATGGCGTTTCTTCTTGCGGCGCCGACCTGGGCTGAGGAAACGACTACTCCTGCGGCAAAGGAAGAATCGTGGGACGTCATCTATCTCGGTGATTCGCGTGTGGGCTACGCGCGATCGACAACCATGCCGGTTGTGCGCGATGGGCAGAAGTTGATTCGCAGCGAAACCGAAATGCATATGGTCATCAAACGTTTCGGACAAGCGTTGAAAATCACGATGCTGGAAACGTATGAAGAAACGGCGGATGGGGATGTCGTTTCGTTCTCGATGAGCATGAACAACCCGCCTTTCTCTAGCATGACATCGATCGGAATACGTTCCGGCGACCAACTCGACATTACGACCGAGATCGCCGGCAAGAAATCGCACAAAAAAGTCGCCTGGGATCCCGAGGCGAAATCTCCTGCTTACCAACAGCGGCTGCTCGAAGAACAACCGCTCAAGCCGGGCGAGACGCGGACGATTAAAGTCTTCACCTCCGATTCACTCCAATTTTCAACGGTCGATATCACGGCAATCGGCGAGGAGAAAGTGAAGTTGCTGGATGGGAAGCTGCATAACTTAATGAAAGTTGCCAGCACAATGACCCTGCCCGGAGGAGTCAAAATCACTTCCGATTCCTACCTGGACAAAGAGGGGGCAACGCTGCGGACCACTTTGCCCATGGCAGGACTGACGATGTCGATGTTCCGCGTCGAGAAGTCTGCGGCACTGAAAGAACTGGCCGGGGACGAGCTGGATTTGGGGATCAGCACGTTGGTCAAAGTGCCGCGGATCAAAAACGCGCATCAGGCAAGCAAAGTCGTCTATTCCATCACCATGCCGGGAGAGGATCCGGCACAATTCCTCATCGCCGGTGAAACACAGAAAATCGAGAAAACCACAGATCCCGAAGTAGTGACCTTATCCGTCACCCAAGCGGCGAAGCCTAAGTCCGGCGATTCTAAGACAGCGGCGGTGGACGACGATTACACGCTTCCGACGCCGTTTCTACAAAGCGATGACCCAACCGTGGCAAAACATGCCCGGCTCGCCGTCGGTGACGAACAGGACGCTTGGAAGAAAGCGTTGCTGCTGGAACAATACGTGCATCAAAAATTAACAAAAAAGAACTTTTCGACGGCGATGGCGTCCGCCGCTGAAGTGGCGGCGAATCTTGAGGGGGACTGTACCGAGCATGCGGTCCTTCTAGCGGCGATGGCCCGTGCGGCGGGTATCCCCTCACGAATTGCGGCCGGATTGGTCTATGTCGACCGACTGAGCAGCTTTGGAGGCCACATGTGGACCGAGGTCTACGTGGCGGGGCATTGGATTCCGCTGGACGCGACGCTGGGTGCCGGTGGTATCGGCGGCGGGCACATTAAGTTGTCCGAAACCAGTATGGCGGATGATGCGGGTGCTCCCATTACGGCATTATTGCCGATGATGACTGCATTGGCAAAAATAAAGATCGAGGTGATTGATGTGGAGCATGCCCGATGA
- a CDS encoding FMN-binding glutamate synthase family protein, translated as MAYWIFAGLGFCLLAVIIYDLLQTKHAILRNFPVIGHFRYLLEAVGPELRQYIVTDNNEERPFSRDQRRWVYASSKLANNYFGFGTDNDLETPANHLIVKQVMFPLPIYHGCDAEFDPNFSLPCAKVLGGKRGRRHAFRPKSVVNVSAMSFGSLSAPAIEALNRGSQIAGCLHNTGEGGVSRYHLHGGELIWQIGTGYFGCRDPQGNFDLQMFLDTVAAHPIRAIEIKLSQGAKPGLGGMLPAAKISREISEIRGIPMGVDCASPNNHRAFHDVDSMLDFVEMLADKTGLPVGIKSAVGELAFWQKLAEAMSTSDRGVDFITVDGGEGGTGAAPLSFSDHVSLPFKLGMSRVYRTFAESGLHQDIVFIGSGKLGLPESALFAFALGCDLVNVGREAMLSIGCIQAQRCHTGHCPAGIATQNRWLMRGLDPTSKAARMANYVVTLRKELTHLSRACGVCHPALLTCDHFEILHSNLEVPSMQELYHYEPNWGLPNPQDAETLTRLVLGDVPTKT; from the coding sequence ATGGCGTATTGGATCTTCGCCGGCTTGGGATTTTGTCTGCTGGCCGTCATCATCTACGACCTGTTGCAAACCAAGCATGCGATACTCCGTAACTTTCCGGTGATCGGACATTTTCGCTACCTCCTCGAAGCGGTTGGTCCGGAGTTGCGGCAGTATATCGTGACCGACAACAACGAGGAGCGGCCCTTCTCTCGTGATCAGCGGCGCTGGGTGTATGCCTCTTCCAAACTGGCCAACAACTATTTCGGCTTCGGTACAGACAACGATCTTGAGACACCCGCCAATCATTTGATCGTCAAGCAGGTGATGTTTCCGCTGCCCATTTATCACGGTTGCGATGCTGAATTTGATCCGAATTTTTCACTGCCCTGCGCCAAAGTTCTGGGAGGAAAACGAGGCCGCCGGCACGCTTTTCGTCCGAAGTCGGTGGTGAATGTTTCGGCGATGAGTTTTGGATCACTCAGCGCGCCGGCCATCGAAGCGCTGAATCGTGGTTCGCAGATTGCCGGTTGCCTGCACAACACCGGCGAAGGGGGCGTCTCTCGTTACCATCTTCATGGCGGTGAATTGATTTGGCAAATCGGTACGGGCTATTTCGGTTGTCGTGACCCGCAGGGAAACTTTGACCTGCAAATGTTCCTCGACACGGTGGCCGCCCATCCGATTCGGGCGATCGAAATCAAACTTAGCCAGGGGGCCAAACCGGGACTGGGGGGCATGCTGCCGGCGGCTAAGATTTCTCGCGAAATCTCCGAGATCCGCGGCATCCCCATGGGGGTCGATTGTGCCAGCCCCAACAACCATCGTGCCTTTCACGATGTCGACAGCATGCTGGATTTCGTGGAAATGCTGGCTGACAAAACCGGCCTGCCTGTCGGTATCAAATCGGCTGTGGGGGAGCTTGCCTTTTGGCAGAAGTTGGCTGAAGCGATGTCGACTTCCGACCGCGGCGTCGATTTCATCACCGTCGATGGCGGTGAAGGGGGGACCGGTGCGGCGCCGCTCTCCTTCAGTGATCACGTCTCGTTGCCGTTTAAGCTTGGCATGAGCCGCGTGTATCGCACGTTTGCCGAATCGGGACTACACCAGGATATCGTTTTCATCGGCTCGGGGAAACTGGGACTCCCCGAGTCAGCCTTGTTTGCCTTTGCACTTGGATGCGATTTGGTCAATGTGGGCCGCGAAGCCATGCTGTCGATCGGTTGCATCCAAGCACAGCGCTGCCACACCGGCCATTGCCCGGCGGGAATCGCCACTCAAAACCGTTGGCTGATGCGCGGCCTGGACCCGACCTCGAAAGCGGCACGGATGGCAAACTATGTCGTCACGCTCCGCAAGGAACTCACCCATCTCTCCCGCGCCTGCGGAGTCTGCCACCCCGCTTTGCTCACCTGCGACCACTTCGAAATCCTACACAGCAATCTCGAAGTCCCTTCGATGCAAGAGTTATACCACTACGAACCCAACTGGGGCCTCCCCAACCCACAAGACGCAGAGACGCTCACACGCTTGGTGTTGGGGGATGTGCCGACGAAAACTTAA
- a CDS encoding sulfatase encodes MNSKTIFIAGAALLACAAVTVTNADAADKTRPNIIFLLSDDQRFDTLGSMGNPIIQTPHLDELAAEGVLFRNSFATTSICATSRASFLTGQYARRHGVHDFRTILSPEAFAKTYPMLLRESGYRTAFIGKWGVGGKLPAENFDYWDGFAGQGRYFYPDDPVHITQKLEESAVKFLKTAKADEPFCLAMSFKAAHCQDGDPHPFQPDHRYDALYNDVTIPTVPKTEPAVFENLPEWLQTSEGRVRWQIRFATPEMYQKSVKDYYRLITGLDRVVGSIVAQLREQNLLDNTVIIYTSDHGFFLGEYGLAGKWLMYEESIRTPLLIYDPRLPQAARGKIYDEMVLNIDIAPTIVELAGAKRPETMQGHSLVPLLKGESPEWREEWFYEHLFPHKRIPKSEGVRTARWKYIRYVESDPLREELYDLQADPQELDNLAGNAQHQSALTDMQQRWERLREDLR; translated from the coding sequence ATGAATTCCAAAACGATTTTCATCGCCGGAGCTGCACTACTCGCCTGTGCAGCCGTGACGGTCACCAACGCTGATGCGGCTGATAAGACGCGGCCGAATATTATTTTTCTGCTCTCCGACGATCAGCGCTTCGACACGCTCGGTTCGATGGGAAATCCGATTATCCAGACCCCGCATCTGGATGAATTGGCGGCTGAGGGGGTGTTATTTCGTAACTCGTTTGCCACGACATCGATCTGCGCCACCAGTCGGGCGAGCTTTTTGACCGGTCAATATGCGCGGCGGCACGGCGTGCACGACTTTCGCACGATTTTGTCGCCCGAAGCGTTTGCTAAGACCTATCCCATGCTGTTGCGTGAGAGCGGTTACCGAACCGCGTTTATCGGCAAGTGGGGTGTCGGTGGAAAGCTTCCCGCAGAGAACTTTGATTACTGGGACGGATTCGCCGGTCAAGGCCGCTACTTCTATCCGGACGATCCAGTGCACATCACACAGAAACTGGAAGAGAGTGCGGTTAAATTTCTAAAGACGGCCAAGGCAGATGAGCCGTTTTGTCTGGCGATGAGTTTCAAAGCCGCCCACTGCCAGGATGGCGACCCCCATCCCTTTCAACCCGACCATCGCTACGATGCGCTCTACAACGACGTCACGATTCCCACGGTCCCCAAAACCGAACCTGCGGTGTTCGAGAACCTCCCCGAGTGGTTACAAACCTCCGAGGGCCGCGTCCGTTGGCAGATTCGTTTTGCCACGCCCGAGATGTATCAAAAATCGGTCAAGGACTATTACCGGCTGATCACCGGCCTCGACCGCGTGGTGGGCTCGATCGTCGCGCAATTGCGCGAGCAGAATTTGCTCGACAACACGGTGATCATCTACACCTCGGACCACGGTTTTTTCCTGGGCGAATACGGTCTGGCGGGCAAGTGGTTGATGTATGAGGAATCGATCCGCACGCCGCTGCTAATCTATGACCCGCGACTTCCCCAAGCAGCGCGTGGCAAGATCTATGATGAGATGGTGCTCAACATCGACATCGCGCCGACCATTGTCGAACTCGCCGGCGCGAAACGCCCCGAGACGATGCAGGGCCATAGTCTCGTCCCCTTGCTCAAAGGCGAGTCGCCGGAGTGGCGCGAAGAGTGGTTTTACGAGCATCTGTTTCCGCACAAACGGATTCCCAAATCCGAAGGGGTCCGCACCGCGCGTTGGAAGTACATCCGCTACGTCGAATCGGACCCATTGCGCGAAGAACTTTACGACCTGCAAGCTGACCCGCAAGAACTGGACAACCTCGCCGGGAACGCCCAGCATCAATCCGCACTGACCGACATGCAGCAACGCTGGGAACGACTCCGCGAAGACCTCCGCTAG
- a CDS encoding APC family permease, which produces MTPASPDSDPTQRTLGVVTATLLVVASMIGTGIFTTTGYLVRDVPSLPAILFAWVLGGIAALLGALAYAELSACMPRNGGEYHILSRLFHPAIGFTSAWVSLIVGFCAPIAATALAFAKYLETVIPDGYHQTASFLFGDTSPRDLEWVNSGIAIILVLVLTLIHLLHVAHGSRFQNLFTIFKVVLLSVLIIAGLSQGDLSRITDDKRPILEAILNPGFAFGLIFISYAYTGWNAAAYMAGEIREPRRNLPIALCLGTLIVTALFLGLNVVYLTAVPRADLAGVETVANTAIIGLFGAAAARWMTLLIVLGLVSMAGALIMTGSRVYETVGQDFRQLRWFALRRGRGGPHVALIVQAAVAVLMIVVGNLQVLMAYVGFTLSLFSALAVCGLFVLRRRHPQSADAFRMPGYPLTPLLFILFTLWIVGMVIYREPNVAIAGLGTLAAGGALYWVLDRSPSHNDAE; this is translated from the coding sequence ATGACACCGGCCTCTCCCGACTCCGACCCGACCCAGCGGACTTTGGGCGTTGTTACGGCAACGTTGTTGGTCGTTGCCAGCATGATCGGCACGGGTATTTTTACCACCACCGGTTACTTGGTCCGCGACGTGCCGTCGCTGCCTGCAATTTTGTTTGCCTGGGTGTTGGGAGGCATCGCCGCATTACTGGGAGCATTGGCCTATGCCGAGTTGTCGGCCTGCATGCCCCGCAACGGGGGTGAGTATCACATACTCTCTAGGTTGTTTCACCCGGCGATTGGCTTCACGTCGGCTTGGGTCTCTTTGATCGTCGGATTCTGCGCACCCATCGCTGCCACCGCGCTGGCATTTGCGAAATATTTGGAGACGGTCATTCCGGATGGTTACCACCAGACGGCGTCGTTTCTCTTCGGCGACACCTCGCCCCGGGACCTTGAATGGGTCAACAGCGGCATCGCAATTATTTTGGTGCTGGTGCTGACATTGATTCATCTACTGCACGTTGCGCACGGCAGCCGCTTTCAAAATCTGTTTACGATTTTTAAAGTCGTATTGCTGTCTGTTTTGATCATTGCCGGATTGTCGCAAGGTGATTTGTCGCGGATTACCGACGATAAGCGGCCCATTCTGGAAGCGATACTGAATCCCGGTTTTGCCTTCGGATTGATTTTCATCTCCTATGCGTATACCGGGTGGAATGCCGCTGCCTACATGGCGGGGGAGATTCGCGAGCCGCGGCGCAATTTGCCAATCGCCTTGTGCTTGGGGACCTTGATCGTCACGGCGCTGTTTTTGGGATTAAACGTCGTCTACTTAACAGCTGTCCCCAGAGCGGATTTGGCCGGTGTGGAGACGGTGGCCAATACAGCAATCATCGGCTTATTCGGCGCCGCAGCGGCGCGTTGGATGACATTGCTAATCGTGCTGGGCCTGGTTTCGATGGCCGGCGCGCTGATTATGACCGGGTCGCGGGTTTATGAAACGGTTGGTCAGGACTTTCGCCAATTACGCTGGTTCGCGTTACGCCGCGGCCGGGGCGGTCCCCATGTTGCGCTGATTGTGCAAGCGGCCGTGGCGGTCCTCATGATCGTTGTGGGCAACTTGCAGGTCCTGATGGCCTATGTCGGATTTACGTTGTCTTTGTTTTCCGCGTTGGCCGTCTGCGGGCTCTTCGTGTTACGCCGTCGTCATCCCCAATCGGCGGATGCGTTTCGTATGCCGGGATATCCGCTGACACCGCTGTTGTTCATTCTGTTTACGCTGTGGATTGTCGGAATGGTCATCTATCGCGAACCAAACGTCGCCATCGCCGGCCTGGGAACCTTGGCCGCTGGCGGAGCCTTGTATTGGGTCCTGGATCGCTCGCCATCACACAATGATGCTGAATAG